In Scyliorhinus canicula chromosome 27, sScyCan1.1, whole genome shotgun sequence, the following proteins share a genomic window:
- the LOC119957762 gene encoding histone H4: MSGRGKGGKGLGKGGAKRHRKVLRDNIQGITKPAIRRLARRGGVKRISGLIYEETRGVLKVFLENVIRDAVTYTEHAKRKTVTAMDVVYALKRQGRTLYGFGG; the protein is encoded by the coding sequence ATGTCTGGCAGAGGGAAAGGAGGCAAAGGACTGGGCAAAGGCGGAGCAAAGCGGCACCGCAAAGTGCTTCGTGATAACATCCAGGGCATCACCAAACCAGCAATCCGCCGCCTGGCTCGCCGTGGCGGGGTCAAGCGCATCTCGGGTTTGATCTATGAGGAGACTCGCGGGGTGCTGAAGGTTTTCCTGGAGAATGTGATCAGGGACGCCGTCACCTACACTGAACACGCCAAGCGCAAGACGGTCACCGCCATGGATGTGGTTTACGCTCTCAAACGCCAGGGCCGCACTCTCTATGGATTCGGCGGCTGA